One bacterium genomic window, TCGCACGACTTCGTGCAGGCCGACCTGAGCGACGACACGCAGACCGTGGGGTTGTGCGACGGCATGGACCAGGTGCTGCACATCGCCGCGGTCCATCCGTGGAAGCAGTACACGGCGCAGCAGTACCTGGACCTGAACATCAAAGGCACTCACAACATCGTGGCGGAGGCGGCGCGGGCCAAGGTGGACCGGCTCATTCTCACCAGCAGCGTCTCGGCGCAAGGCTACAACGTCGCGCCTGACGCGCCGCTGCCGTGGGATGAGGAGAGCCCCTGCCGCCCCACCGACTCGCTCTACAGCGTCACCAAGCATGTGGGCGAGCAGTTCTGCCGCCTGTACCAGCAGACGGCGGGGCTGCAGTGGCTGGCCGTGCGGCCCGGCGGTTTTTCACCCCGGCCCGAGGACGATCCCGCCTTCGGCTTCGGCC contains:
- a CDS encoding NAD(P)-dependent oxidoreductase, with translation MRVLITGAAGVLGQLVTELVAADGHDLRLTDALPLETSHDFVQADLSDDTQTVGLCDGMDQVLHIAAVHPWKQYTAQQYLDLNIKGTHNIVAEAARAKVDRLILTSSVSAQGYNVAPDAPLPWDEESPCRPTDSLYSVTKHVGEQFCRLYQQTAGLQWLAVRPGGFSPRPEDDPAFGFGLLSFAVHRTDVAQAHLLALRSDVVNEPIIATAGTSFTRADSAQLLTDAAPLILRDYPQAQALMDAGIALPQRLAACHSIAKARRLLGYEPQWTFGSWLERWLNR